The following is a genomic window from Candidatus Dormiibacterota bacterium.
CGCCGCCGCCGCCGCCGCCGCCGCCGCCGTGGCCGCGACCCCGGCGCCCGCGCCCGCGCTGGTCCGCTACGGCGGCGACGGCCCGGTGCGCCTCGGCGACCCCGTCACCGCGGTGGCGCTCAGCCCGGCGGGCCACTCCCTGGCGACGCTCACCCCGTCGGGCGACGGGGTGCACGCGGTGGTCACGGTGTCGGACACCGACGGCAGCCACCGCTCGGTCCTCAGCAGCGTCGCCGACGCCGGCTCGCCGCTGGCCTGGGGTGGCGACGTCACCCACCCGGTGGTCCTCTTCGTCAGCGGGGGTCAGCTGACCCAGGTCGACCTGGAGCACCACCAGCGCCCGATCGCCGGCGTCCGCCTCGACCCCAGCCAGCCGGCGCTGCTCGCGCCCGACGGCCACCACCTGTACGTCGGGCCCGTGACCGGGTCCGCCACCGGGGCCCCCCCGCAGGGTTCGACCTCGCCGCCGGTGGCACCCAACCCGCTGTTCCCCGGCATCGGCATCCCCGGCGGTGCTCTGCCCCCGCCGGCGCCCGCCGGCGCCGCCGACACCCAGGCCATCCCCTACGCCACCTCCGGTCCGGGACACGTCGTCGACCTCGACGCCACCACCACCGCCGCGCCGCTGCAGCTCATCGGCCTCGCCGCCGCCGACCTGCCCGCCTTCAGCGCCGACGGCCTGCGGGTGGCCTGGATCATCGACCGCTCCGGCGCCCAGCCGGCGATCACCGTGCAGCCGCTCGACGGCAGCCCGGCGATCCACGTATCCCTGCCCCCGCCGGCCGCCGGCGACAGCCTGGTTGGTCCCGCGCTCGATCGCACCGGCGCGCGGCTCGCCTACGCGGTCCGGCACGGCGACGGCAGCGGCGACCTGCGGCTGGTCCGGGTGAGCGACGGCGGCCTGCTGGCCACCGCGACGGCCAGCCAGCCCTCCGGACTGACGTTCTCCCCCAACGGCACCGCGCTGGCGTACCTCCAGCACAGCGGGTCACAGGTCCTCGCCGAGGTCGCCAGCCTCGCCAGCGTCCCCGGCGCGCCGAGTGCGGGCACCGCGGTGCCGCTCAAGGCGGCGACGGCGATCGACGGCCTGGTGAAGGCCGAGGTGGCCGGCGACCGGCCCGCGCTCGACGGGCTGGTGGCGCCGGCGGTCGAGACCGACCTGCTCGGCCAGCTGCCCGGCGGGCTCAGCCGCGGCTACGTCATCTCCGCGACGCCGGTCTCCGGATCCGACTCGGTGACCGCCCAGATCCGGCTGCTCCGCGATCCCACCAACGACCATCCCACCGCCGCCTTCACCGATCAGAACGTGGTCCTGCGCCCCGCCGGTGCGGCCTACGTGGTGAGCCAGTCCGACATCACCCGGCCGCTCCACGACGAGCCCAGCGGCCCCCAGGTGGTGCACGTCGACACCAGCCGGATCCTTCGCCTCACCACCGTGCACATCACCTTCGACAGCGACCTCGACCCCAGCTCGGTGACCCAGTCGGTGATCAGCCTGGGCGGCGCCGCCTCCGCCGTCGCGCTGCAGACGGTCACGTACGACGCCGCCTCGCGGACCGTGAACGTCACCTTCCTCCGCCTCCGCCAGCCGCTGGACCTGACCGTCGGCATCGGCCTGCGCGACGTCAACGGCCAGGGTCTGGCGCAGGCGTTCACCACCTCGATCTCCCCGGCGCAGTAGGGGCAGGCAGGGAGGGTCGCTCGCACGACCCCCCCGCGAGCCCGGGCTCTCAGCCCTCGTCGATGGTGGTGGTGCGCCGCCGGCCGCTGACGCCCGAGCCGCCCCACGACGACCAGAACACCATCGAGAGCACGACGGCGATCACGCCGACGATGAGCAGGATGTACCCCACGGAGTGGAGGTCGACCGTCCCCGCCGTGTTCACGTTGCCGACTGCGAAGGCCAGGATCGCCCCGATGGCGACCAGAACGATGCCGACTCCGAGACCCATGAACGTACCTCCAGGTGTGAATCAGGATTCGAGATCTGCGGGCCGCCGACGGCCCCGTCCCCCTCACCGATGCCCTTTCTCGGGCATCGGTATCTTATAAGGGTATACACATACTGTCAAGTAAGGTGGTATTCCGTTACGAGGCACGCCGCCTCGACGGCGATCCGCAGGGTGCCGTCGGCCGCGGTCCAGCGGGCCAGCGCGGCCTCGAGGACGCTGCGGCGGGACGGGTCCAGCCGGGCATGGCTGCCACGCTCGGTCACCAGGGCGGTCCAGAGCTGGTCGACTCCGTCGAAGCGCACCACGTCGCGGAGCCGCTCGGCGCGGAGGGGGCCGGCCCGGGCCAGGGCGTCGACCTCGGCCGCCGTGAGCGTCCCCGCCGGTGCCGCGCCGCCCAGCACCTCGACGACGGCGGTCTCGTGGGGTGATCCCTCGGCGACCTGGACCAGCACCACCACCCGTCCGCGGCGCGGCTCGACGGCCTCGACCAGCTCGGCGAGACGCCCGGCCGGATCGACGCAGAGCTGGAGGCTGAGCAGCGATGCCGCGGCGTCGGCGGAGGGGCCGGGGACGAGCCGGCGACTCGTCTCCGGATGTGGGATGACCGTCCCGCCGGGGTCCACCGCTCGGGCCAGGCGCCGGCGGAGCAGCCCCCCGTCGGCGGAGGCGTCGACGATGCACTCGCCCGGCCGCGGTCGCAGCACCTCGACGAGCCGCTCCGCCCAGGGACGGAGCACGGTGACCGCGCCGACCGGGCCCCAGCCCACCGGCTAC
Proteins encoded in this region:
- a CDS encoding Ig-like domain-containing protein, with amino-acid sequence MDLRRWNDGPDAELEELAGGDLEMLELSRRLRAARPEPRVDPDFQRRLRAQLMTAAETQLRPRGLARLLRPRSSLFAYGAAGMGGAMIAAAALAYYAPHSDHLTVDVRSAINGQYSINPDNVITISFNHDMDRGAVERGLKIQPAVDYYPPTWHHNELIITPKHKLQPNSGYVVTIPKGAARDVKGDIATADIHITFGTSPVIPTNPTGKPAGPVALAAHEAGAVADGSLLGFSGDGSLLATAGLVPAAAAAAAAAVAATPAPAPALVRYGGDGPVRLGDPVTAVALSPAGHSLATLTPSGDGVHAVVTVSDTDGSHRSVLSSVADAGSPLAWGGDVTHPVVLFVSGGQLTQVDLEHHQRPIAGVRLDPSQPALLAPDGHHLYVGPVTGSATGAPPQGSTSPPVAPNPLFPGIGIPGGALPPPAPAGAADTQAIPYATSGPGHVVDLDATTTAAPLQLIGLAAADLPAFSADGLRVAWIIDRSGAQPAITVQPLDGSPAIHVSLPPPAAGDSLVGPALDRTGARLAYAVRHGDGSGDLRLVRVSDGGLLATATASQPSGLTFSPNGTALAYLQHSGSQVLAEVASLASVPGAPSAGTAVPLKAATAIDGLVKAEVAGDRPALDGLVAPAVETDLLGQLPGGLSRGYVISATPVSGSDSVTAQIRLLRDPTNDHPTAAFTDQNVVLRPAGAAYVVSQSDITRPLHDEPSGPQVVHVDTSRILRLTTVHITFDSDLDPSSVTQSVISLGGAASAVALQTVTYDAASRTVNVTFLRLRQPLDLTVGIGLRDVNGQGLAQAFTTSISPAQ
- a CDS encoding DUF6458 family protein; translation: MGLGVGIVLVAIGAILAFAVGNVNTAGTVDLHSVGYILLIVGVIAVVLSMVFWSSWGGSGVSGRRRTTTIDEG